AATGATCGAACTGGCCTTCCCCACCCAGATGCACTTAGTGAAGCATATCGGGGGCGCTTAATAATCGTACAATCCCCCATCGTGCGCATACGGCGCGCCCGGACCGCCCTTGGCGCTTTCATCGCCCATGAAATCTCCCAGCACATCGCCCATGTCCGCCTCAATCTTCTCCGGATCTTCCCCGGCAGCGAGGCGCTTGATGGCAATATCCATTTCCTTGGGCATGGAACCGGGCGGTAACATCTCCTTCATTTTGGCCATCATCTGTGCCATGTGTTTGGGGTTATTCTCGTCCATGTGTTCCATGTCGCTTTCCATTTGACTGAGGGCGCGCTCGATTTTTGGATCATCAAAATCCGGCATGGGCGGCCCGCCTTCGGGACCGGCGGGGTTGGGAGCAGCGGGTTCCTTCACCCCTTTGGGCGAAGCGAACTGACTCATCTGCCGGGACATTTTCTTATTTCCGCATCGCGGGCACACCGGCAGGCGCTCCGGGTTGATCCGCTTCGAGAGGAAGCTGAAGACTACCCGGCACTTGGGACACGCAAATTCGTAAATCGGCATAGTTTGTTTCTCATTTCTCGTTTCGCAAGGCGAAGGATAAACGCGTCCGCGCAAAAGACAATCAAAAAACGTCCAACGAAAATGTCCGTTGTTTCGCCTTTCCTTTTCGGATGGCCGTATTAGGTTGTCCCCATGAATCCATGGTTGGAAACGCTTGGTGTTACCTTGTTCGCGCTGACCGGAGTGTGGCTGGGACGCTGGTTTTCCCGGTTGCCTAAATGGTATTGGGCCGTGGGATATGGCCTGCCCTTATTTTGCCTGTTTTTGCTGTGGCTGCCGCAGCAAAACAATGCGTTGTTCTTTCTGCCCCCTTTCTCCTGGCTTACCGCTGGACGCCGGGAATTTGCGCTGGGCGGCTTCATTGCCACGTTGTTGTTGACTACTCCGCTTTCGCGGGTAACCCAGCCACGCCTGCGCGGCTTGGTCATCCTGTTCATGGCGTTGATTGTCATCACCTCTTCTGTACTGCCGTTCCTTGGGCCCGCCATCAATCGCAAGCATCTGGCCAGCCTGGAAACCGATGTGAACCGCGACGGGGTCTGCCTGCAAAAAACGGATTACACGTGTGGTCCGGCAGCGGCGGTGACGGCACTGCGCCGACTCGGTCTGAAAGCGGAGGAAGGGACCATCGCCATCCTGGCGCACACCAGCTTTGCCATCGGCACCGCCCCCGATGTGCTGGCAGAAACCCTGAGTGCGCAGTATGGGGCGCAGGGAATCACTGCGGATTATCGGTTCTTTAAGACCATCCAGGAGTTAAGAAATGCGGGTGAGGTCCTGGCGGTGATCAAATATGGCTTGTTTGTGGATCATTATGTTGCGGTATTGGAGGTAAATGATAACGAAATTGTATTGGGTGATCCCTTGGCCGGGAAGACCGCATTGTCATACGCCGCCTTCGACGAAAAATGGCGTCATTCCGGTGTGGTTATTCAGCGACGCAAGTAAGCGCCAGCCCAATCCGGCAAACAGTTTTACTCTATTTTTCAGGACAGACCTTGGCTGAGTCAGGGGCGGGTGAATTTCTGGACGCGGGTTTGGTAAAGGCGGTTTCCCATCTCACGGCAGGCGGCGATGGTTTCCCAATACGGTGTGTCACCAACGTCCACGAGGCCGGTCTGGTAATTCTCGCCGTCGAAACGGCCGGTGGTGGGCTGATCGTAGAATTGAAACCAATGGGTGCCGATGACCGCCGGGTTTTGCAGGGCGCTCCGCACATACGTCATATAGGCGCGGGCGCGGTCCGTATGGTTGGCCACAAGCACCAGGCCGGCGGGATGCATCGGTGCGTCCATCGCGTCGAAGTGAAATTCGCCAATGAGAATCGGGCGATCCAACCCAGCGGGCAGACGCAAGTCCGTGACGGAGGTGGAATAGCTGTTGATGCTGACAATGTCGCAATATTGCGCGGCAACCCGCATCACCATGGCGTTTCCCGAACCGGCGAAGCGGCAACCGAGATACAGGTGATTGGGCGCGGCAGCCTTGATGGCATCGCGGCAGCCGCGAAAGTATGCGTCGAGGTATTGCTCGCTGAACGCTTCGAGATCCTGGCGCACCGGCGGACGCTTTTTATCCGGCAGGGAGGTGGCAGCGAGGATCGCGTCCCAAGTTGGGAACGCCGTGCCCCAGGCGGCGTTAAGCGCGGGCAGATCCGCGTATTTCTTTTGCAACCCGGCGACCAGAGCTTGTTTGGCGAATTGCCCGGCGGGCGAGGCAAGCGCGGCCTCGGCCAGATAACAGGTATCGCCCCAGTGCAGCTCGTTATCCACGAAGAACCCCAGGCACCAAGGATCGTCGAGGGAAGCCTTCAATTCGGTGCTCAGGGTGCGATCCATCAACTGCCGCCAGCCGGGATCGAAGGGATCGGGCAGCTTGCCCCAGTTGCCGCCCGAACCTTGCAGGCGGAACTCGTCGCGGCCCAGCGGCGCGGAATACACAATGGCGGTGTATGGTGTTTTGCGCTGGGTGTAAATGAGCGGGTCGGAGGAATTGGCAATGGTGTTCAACCCCCAACTGGCCAGGCGGCGCTGCGCCTGCACCGCGTACTCCTGCGACCAGTTGGTCCCGTATTTGCGGCAGAGATTCGCTTCGAGAAAATCATAGACCGCGTGATTATCCCGGCCCAGATAGTAGCCGCGCGTGGATTGCGGCTGGGTGCCGTAGAAAACGCCCAGCGGGGAGTCCTTCGCGGGTAGGCGAAAGAAGGGTTCTCGATCCGGCAACGGCGTGCCGTGGTAAATGCCGCCGACCCGAACGCGGGTGCCCACGCGCACCACGCCATGGGACCAGAAGAGGCGACCCTCGGGGTCCACCATCCACCACGCGCCTTGATATTTCTCAGCGCGGAAGAAGCCGGTGGCACTGAGTTGGGGACCGCCCGCCCAACCGCCGTAGCGATCCCAATCCACCGGCCGCGCATGGACGGCGAGATCGGCGGTCTCGCGTTGCCGGCACTCGGCAAAGTCGGTTTCCGTATGGATTTTCCCCGGCCAATCGCGCGGCGCGAATTGCCCGAACTCATCAATGAAGGGAAATACGCGCGCCTCCGGCCAATCCCGGAACGGCGCGGGTGTGCCCCGGGCAATCACGAGGCCCACAGCGAAGCGATGGGCGGAGGTTGGATCGGGCGTGAAGATAGAAAGACGGGTGACATTGGCGCCGTTGACACTGCCCCGGCGAATAAAATCGCGCGGCTGCCCGACCATGGAGATAAACCTGCCCGCAAGCCGGTTCGTGTGCTTATCCCCCAGCGGCACCACCAGCCACACCGGCTCCGGACCGGGCGAAATCAGCGCCTCGAAGATCCCCTTGCGGTGTTGCACGGTCGGCAGGCTCTCCGTGGCCTCATCGTCCACCCGCAAGGTAAGCCGCAGGTTTTCCGAACCCAGATTGCGGACGGGCACCGCCACTTCGGCAAACGCTTCCAAGTCCCGGGCATCCGGCGGCATCGGGATAGACACGCCAACGCGGCCTGACTCTTTCCGCGTCTGGACCACCAACCAGCCATCCTTGTCCGGCATGGCCTCCGCGCCTTTGGTTAGAAGATTGGTGGCAGGCCAGGCCGACCAACTGACGACCGTGCGCTCCGGCATCACTTCCGGCGCAGCGGCTTGGATCATCGCCGACGGGATAACCAACAAGGCAGCAGCCAGTAGGCCAAACGGGTAATACATCAGCATAATTGTTATTCGTTTCGACACGGCAAACGATAACCGTGCCTGCACAAAAGCAAATCAAAAAAACATTTTTTAAACCAGCAACCGCCCGGGCATAGTTTTCACCGATGTACGCCGATAATTTGAAAATTGCGGGGAAGTCTCACCAGCACCAATTTGTCTACCTGATTGTTTTTGCTAGGTCCGGTTTTGCTCGTTTTTGTCACATATTTTTTCTTTTTTTTTGGCACGGACGTGCTATTGGTTGGCTCAGGCTAACACGCATTCGGGTACAAGGGTTGTTCCACATGCGGTTTGTCTGTTGGAATATCAAATATGAAGACCTGTTTTAGTACTCGCTGGTTGGCGTGTCATGCCAAACGTGTTGCGTTGTTACTCACGCTGATTGGCTTGGGAGTCGCCCCGGCTCGTCTGACGGCAGCGACCGTCACTTGGACTGGGCAATTTGCCACCGGCAGCAACTGGAATAACGCGGCGAACTGGTCCCCTAGTGTGCCTGTCGCCGGGGATTTTCTCGTGCTGAGCAACGCTGTGCGCCAGACCAACTGGAACGATTTCACGGCGGGCACCTCCTTTGGCGCACTGTCCTTCAGTAATTTCAACTTCGTCCTGTGGGGAAACTGGTTCTCCCTGACCAACGGCGTCACCAACTACGTGAGCGGGGGGAACAACCTTGTCAGCAACGCGATGGCGTTTGTTGCCCCCTCGGCAGCGGGGCTTCCCCAAGCCACCCAGACCGTGTGGAATGCCGTCGCCAGTGGTAGCGGCGCGCTCGTTTTCAAGGGTAATTTGACCAACAGTGCTCCCACGGGGGCGGCGGCCGGGACCAATGTGCTGGTGTTTGGCGGCACGGGTGATTTTGGGGTGAGCAACATTATCACGGGTGTGGCGGGGCTGATCAAGAGTGGCACGGGCAACCTCACGTTGGGGGCGGCTAATACGTACAGTGGTAATACGGCTGCTGGGGCAGTGGTGGATACATTCCTGTTGGGTGGGCGGACGATTGCCACAGTGGCCAATGTCATCCCCAGCGGTAGCAGCAAAGGCAACCTGAACATGACCAATGCGGTTTTTGATCTCAATGGAACCACCGTGCAAAACCTGAATGGTTTGAATGGTGACGGCACGGCGGTGGTGAACAACTCTTCCCTGAATACCGCCTCGTTACTCGTGCTTTGCGCCCAGAACAGTAACTCGTTCTGGGGTGGCAACATCACGGACCCCAACTGGAGCACTGGCGGCCTCATCAACGTCAGCAATAGTAACGGCGGGGTCACCATGTTCACCAATGCCAACCTGTACCACGGTTACACCCGTGTGCAGGGCGGTACGCTGATTCTGACCAACCAGGGCAGCATCACCAATAGTTCCTTCATTATCGTGGCCAATGGCAGAACCCTCCAGATCGAGAATAATACCACCGGCGGTTTCAATAGCAACCGCATTGGGGATAATGCCACCGTCATCCTTGATAATGGCACCATTAACTTTAACGGGGCGGGAAGTGCGAATGCGGTCTTTCAAGAATACATTGGCACGCTGGTGATTTCCAACCGGAATAGTACGATCAATCTCAACGACACTACGGCGAACCAGACCAACCTGCTTTTGGTTGGCAATGTCGTCCGTTTGGGCGGCGGCACGCTGACCGTTGGCGGTACGGGCGTGGGGCAACCGAACCAAACCTATCAGGATCGCCTGGTGTTCACCAACCAGAGTAGCCTGACCAATTTCGGAAATACGATTGGCATCATTCCTTGGATCATAAACGGCGATGATTATATGCGTTATAGTTCCCTGAGCAACACGCCGATGAGACTTTACGGCGATCAGGATTATTGGGTCAGCCAACCGGAGACGCAGTGGAATAACCTGACCAATGCCGTCCTGCTCCGTTACGGACAAACCCTGACGGCTGATCGCACGGTGGGTCTGCTGCAACTTGCTTATTCGCCAGCCCAGGCTTCCGGGATGGCACCGCCGTTGAACCTCGGTAACCAGACGCTTCGCCTCGCCTCCGGGTACTTGAATATGTCCGGCAGGACCTACGGAGGGCTCTGGTTGATCACCAATGGCACGCTGACTGCGGGTTTGTCGTCTGGCGCGCCGGGGGAGCTGATCATTAGAACTGGCAATGGCAACTTTACCCAGATGAACCAACTGGGTGCCAGCGCCCCGCTCAATTTGCTGGGTAATGAAATTGCTTCCACCATTGGGGACAACTCTGGTGGTGCGGTGCAACTGAATAAGGTGGCGGGCAATCCACTGATTCTCTCCGGCAACAATACCTACACGGGCGGCACCACTGTATCGGGGGGCGACACCCTGATGATTGGCAACGGCGGCACTATCGGCAATGTCGGCTACGGGGATATTACCAACTACGGTACGGTCCAGTTTAATCGCTCCGACGATTACTCCTTCACGAACACCATGCGTGGTTATGGCCTCTATCATAAGTATAATACCAATAATATTACGTTCACCAGCGATAGTCCCTTCACTGGCCAGGCTCTCGGGTATGGCGGCACCATCACGTTGGGCGGGACGAGCGGTCGCTTCTCCGGCGTGAGCCAATACACGATGTACGGCGGCAGCGCGTTGGCGCTTTTCAACACCAGCGCGGCAAGCCACGCTGATCGTGTGCCTACCGGTACCACCGTGATGTTGAATGGCGGCACGCTTGCGTTTACCAATGACGCCTCGGCGGCCAACTATTCCGAATACATTTCCACTTTTTACGTGGCCAACCAGGGCAGTTGCAAAGTGTTGTTGACACCCACCCAGCCAGGCTATAGTTCGATTTTGACGGGTGCCGGGCTGAGCCGGGGTAATAATGGCACGGTGAATATCACCGGGCCGGGATTGGGGTTGGACCGGACCAATATGCTCTTCCTTGCCACAGCGCCAACGATGCAGAACGGCACTTGGAGTCCAGCGTACGTTATTTCTGGAACAGAATTTGCCAAGTGGACCACCAACACCAGCTTGCAGGTTACTTCGGTCACCGCGATGGTCAGCAGTGATTATTCCATTAACCCTCTCGACAGCACGGCCAACTGGATGCCCACCACCAATGTCAAGTTGACGGATGGCAGTTGGCCGATTACCGGCTTGCGTTCGAACAATACCCTAAACCTCGCGCAAACGGCGGCCTCAGTGAATCTAAACCTTGGCAGCTTGTTGGTGGTGTCGAACGGCGGCATTTTGGCCAGCGGTGATTTCGATAGCACCATTGCGGGCGGTAATCTTGCCAGCGGCACTACCGAACTGATCTTTCACGTGCTTATTCCTACCAACAACCTTCACGCCTTAACTGTAAGTTCGGTGATCACCAATCAGGCTGGTAACGGCGCACTGATGAATTTAACTAAGAGCGGGCCTGGCAAATTGGTATTGTCTGGAAACAATCTTTACACTGGCAGCAATTTCATCAACGAAGGTGTTCTGAGCGTTGGAGCGATCGCGGATGCAGGCTACAACAGTAACTTGGGTACCAATGGCGGCGCCACGGGAGTCTATTTGCGCGGGGGCACGCTGCAGTTCACGGGTGACAATAGTGCCAGTCCCACTGCTCGCAGGTTTGATGTGAATAACAACATTGGCGGCGGCATTGATGTGGCGTCCGTCGGCAATCTTGTCATCACAAATACTTTTACCGGTGCCAATTCCTTCTCTGATCTGGTCAAGACTGGCTCGGGCATCCTCACGCTTGGCGGCACGGCCAACAACGCCGATCTCAAAATTAACGTCAAAGAAGGTAAACTCGTGCTGAACAAGCAAGCGGGTGGAACCGGGAAAGCAGTGTATGGGATCACCGGGGTTTCTCCCGGTGCCACCATCGAATATGGCAACACCGCCTACGGCGATCAAATTTATGATAACGGCAGCTACTCAGTACTGAATATGAACGGGGTGTTCGAC
The Verrucomicrobiota bacterium DNA segment above includes these coding regions:
- a CDS encoding zinc ribbon domain-containing protein, with protein sequence MPIYEFACPKCRVVFSFLSKRINPERLPVCPRCGNKKMSRQMSQFASPKGVKEPAAPNPAGPEGGPPMPDFDDPKIERALSQMESDMEHMDENNPKHMAQMMAKMKEMLPPGSMPKEMDIAIKRLAAGEDPEKIEADMGDVLGDFMGDESAKGGPGAPYAHDGGLYDY
- a CDS encoding cysteine peptidase family C39 domain-containing protein, which produces MNPWLETLGVTLFALTGVWLGRWFSRLPKWYWAVGYGLPLFCLFLLWLPQQNNALFFLPPFSWLTAGRREFALGGFIATLLLTTPLSRVTQPRLRGLVILFMALIVITSSVLPFLGPAINRKHLASLETDVNRDGVCLQKTDYTCGPAAAVTALRRLGLKAEEGTIAILAHTSFAIGTAPDVLAETLSAQYGAQGITADYRFFKTIQELRNAGEVLAVIKYGLFVDHYVAVLEVNDNEIVLGDPLAGKTALSYAAFDEKWRHSGVVIQRRK
- a CDS encoding beta-galactosidase, producing MLMYYPFGLLAAALLVIPSAMIQAAAPEVMPERTVVSWSAWPATNLLTKGAEAMPDKDGWLVVQTRKESGRVGVSIPMPPDARDLEAFAEVAVPVRNLGSENLRLTLRVDDEATESLPTVQHRKGIFEALISPGPEPVWLVVPLGDKHTNRLAGRFISMVGQPRDFIRRGSVNGANVTRLSIFTPDPTSAHRFAVGLVIARGTPAPFRDWPEARVFPFIDEFGQFAPRDWPGKIHTETDFAECRQRETADLAVHARPVDWDRYGGWAGGPQLSATGFFRAEKYQGAWWMVDPEGRLFWSHGVVRVGTRVRVGGIYHGTPLPDREPFFRLPAKDSPLGVFYGTQPQSTRGYYLGRDNHAVYDFLEANLCRKYGTNWSQEYAVQAQRRLASWGLNTIANSSDPLIYTQRKTPYTAIVYSAPLGRDEFRLQGSGGNWGKLPDPFDPGWRQLMDRTLSTELKASLDDPWCLGFFVDNELHWGDTCYLAEAALASPAGQFAKQALVAGLQKKYADLPALNAAWGTAFPTWDAILAATSLPDKKRPPVRQDLEAFSEQYLDAYFRGCRDAIKAAAPNHLYLGCRFAGSGNAMVMRVAAQYCDIVSINSYSTSVTDLRLPAGLDRPILIGEFHFDAMDAPMHPAGLVLVANHTDRARAYMTYVRSALQNPAVIGTHWFQFYDQPTTGRFDGENYQTGLVDVGDTPYWETIAACREMGNRLYQTRVQKFTRP